In a genomic window of Xylophilus rhododendri:
- a CDS encoding propionate--CoA ligase produces MTTFADFHRRSIEERDTFWAEQARLIDWHTPPQQICDWSRPPFARWFEGGTTNLCHNAVDRHLALRAAQPALVAISSEIGTERSYTYEELHREVNAMAAALQSLGVVRGDRVLIYMPMIAEAVFAMLACVRLGALHTVVFGGFAPAALAARIDDAEPRVVVSADAGSRGGRVLAYKPLLDEALQRATRPPAQVLLVDRGLAPLPLQPGRDLLWSELRQAHADAVVPCEWVDATHPSYTLYTSGTTGRPKGVQRDTGGYAVALAASMRHIFDARGGQTFFCTSDIGWVVGHSYIVYGPLIAGMTTLVYEGLPVAAGATPDPAVWWRLVQRHGVTHMFSAPTAIRVLRRQDPEHLKRYDISSLRALWLAGEPLDEPTARWIQDALGVPVVDNYWQTESGWPIMTIANGVERSAGRIGSPGVPMYGYDLRLIDEATGQDLQGAGQKGVIAIEGPLPPGCMQTVWRDDERFVDTYWKSLPGRFVYNTFDWGVRDEDGYYFILGRTDDVINVAGHRLGTREIEEVLAGHAGVAEVAVVGVADAVKGQAALAVVVPRDAAAGGDPARAAALEAELLAHVGAQLGAIARPSRVVFVGLLPKTRSGKLLRRAIQAVCEGRDTGDLSTLEDPGALQQVREAVGRGLTKTL; encoded by the coding sequence ATGACGACCTTCGCGGACTTCCACCGCCGCTCCATCGAAGAGCGCGACACCTTCTGGGCCGAGCAGGCCCGGCTCATCGACTGGCACACGCCGCCGCAGCAAATCTGCGACTGGAGCCGCCCGCCCTTCGCCCGCTGGTTCGAGGGCGGCACCACCAACCTCTGCCACAACGCGGTCGACCGCCATCTGGCGCTGCGGGCGGCGCAGCCGGCGCTGGTGGCCATTTCCAGCGAGATCGGCACCGAACGCAGCTACACGTACGAGGAGCTGCACCGCGAGGTCAATGCCATGGCTGCCGCGCTGCAATCACTGGGCGTGGTGCGCGGCGACCGGGTGCTGATCTACATGCCCATGATCGCCGAGGCGGTCTTCGCGATGCTGGCCTGCGTGCGGCTGGGAGCCCTGCACACGGTGGTCTTCGGCGGCTTCGCACCGGCCGCGCTGGCAGCACGCATCGACGATGCCGAGCCGCGGGTGGTGGTGAGCGCCGATGCCGGCTCCCGTGGCGGCCGGGTGCTGGCCTACAAGCCCTTGCTGGATGAAGCCCTGCAGCGCGCCACCCGGCCGCCCGCGCAGGTGCTGCTGGTCGATCGCGGCTTGGCGCCGTTGCCGCTGCAGCCGGGCCGCGACCTGCTCTGGAGCGAACTGCGCCAGGCCCACGCCGATGCGGTGGTGCCCTGCGAATGGGTGGACGCCACCCATCCCAGCTACACCCTCTACACCAGCGGCACCACCGGCCGGCCCAAGGGCGTGCAGCGCGACACCGGCGGCTACGCCGTGGCGCTGGCGGCCAGCATGCGTCACATCTTCGATGCGCGCGGCGGCCAGACCTTCTTCTGCACCAGCGACATCGGCTGGGTGGTGGGCCACAGCTACATCGTCTACGGCCCGCTGATCGCGGGCATGACCACCCTGGTCTACGAAGGCCTGCCGGTGGCGGCGGGCGCCACGCCCGATCCGGCCGTCTGGTGGCGGCTGGTGCAGCGGCATGGCGTCACCCACATGTTCTCGGCGCCGACGGCGATCCGGGTGCTGCGGCGGCAGGATCCGGAGCATCTCAAGCGCTACGACATCTCCAGCCTGCGGGCGCTCTGGCTGGCCGGCGAGCCGCTGGACGAGCCGACCGCACGGTGGATCCAGGACGCGCTGGGCGTGCCCGTCGTCGACAACTACTGGCAGACCGAAAGCGGCTGGCCGATCATGACCATCGCCAACGGCGTGGAGCGCTCGGCCGGCCGCATCGGCAGCCCGGGCGTGCCGATGTACGGCTACGACCTGCGCCTGATCGACGAGGCCACCGGGCAAGACCTGCAGGGTGCAGGACAGAAGGGCGTGATCGCCATCGAAGGCCCGCTGCCGCCCGGCTGCATGCAGACGGTGTGGCGCGACGACGAACGCTTCGTCGACACCTACTGGAAGAGCCTGCCCGGCCGCTTCGTCTACAACACCTTCGACTGGGGCGTGCGCGACGAGGACGGCTATTACTTCATCCTGGGCCGCACCGACGACGTGATCAACGTGGCCGGCCACCGCCTGGGCACCCGCGAGATCGAGGAGGTGCTGGCCGGCCATGCCGGCGTGGCGGAAGTCGCGGTGGTGGGTGTGGCCGACGCGGTCAAGGGCCAGGCCGCGCTGGCGGTGGTGGTGCCGCGCGATGCGGCGGCCGGCGGCGATCCGGCCCGGGCCGCGGCCCTCGAGGCCGAACTGCTGGCGCATGTCGGCGCCCAGCTGGGGGCGATTGCGCGGCCCTCGCGGGTGGTCTTCGTGGGGCTGCTGCCCAAGACACGCAGCGGCAAACTGCTGCGGCGGGCGATCCAGGCGGTATGTGAGGGGCGGGATACCGGGGATCTCAGCACGCTGGAGGACCCGGGGGCGCTGCAGCAGGTGCGGGAGGCGGTGGGGCGAGGGCTAACCAAGACCTTGTGA
- a CDS encoding PQQ-dependent sugar dehydrogenase, producing the protein MYCLAGLLAAHGAIAAETSVRAVTVAQGLKYPWAVAFLPGSQYLVTERPGTMRLVGADGKVGAPIAGVPAVATGGQGGLLDVVTDKDFAHNRQIFFCYSEPGEGSSNGTALASARLSRKQDALEDVQVIFRQTPKVDSGSHFGCRIVEASDGNLFLTLGERFSEKEEAQKLDNHLGKIVRIAKDGSVPKGNPFVNRPGALPEIWSYGHRNVQGAVIGPDGRLWTHEHGPQGGDEINLPVAGRNYGWPVITYGENYGGGKIGAGITAQEGMEQPLHQWTPSIAPSGMAFLGSLRYGTAWRGNLFVGSLKFRYLDRIVLSGGKVQSEHKLLADLKERIRDVRQCPDGLLYVLTDNPSGRLLRLDPVK; encoded by the coding sequence ATGTACTGCCTGGCAGGCCTGCTGGCGGCCCACGGCGCCATCGCCGCGGAGACCTCGGTGCGCGCCGTCACGGTGGCCCAAGGCCTGAAATATCCGTGGGCCGTGGCCTTTCTCCCCGGATCGCAGTATCTGGTGACGGAGCGCCCGGGCACGATGCGGCTGGTCGGCGCGGACGGCAAGGTCGGCGCGCCCATCGCCGGCGTGCCGGCGGTGGCCACGGGCGGTCAGGGCGGGCTGCTGGATGTGGTCACCGACAAGGACTTCGCCCACAACCGCCAGATCTTCTTCTGCTACTCCGAGCCGGGCGAGGGCAGCAGCAACGGCACGGCGCTGGCCAGCGCCCGCCTGTCGCGCAAGCAGGATGCGCTGGAGGATGTGCAGGTCATCTTCCGCCAGACGCCCAAGGTGGACAGCGGCAGCCACTTCGGTTGCCGGATCGTCGAGGCCAGCGACGGCAACCTGTTCCTCACCCTGGGCGAACGCTTCAGCGAGAAGGAAGAGGCGCAGAAGCTCGACAACCACCTGGGCAAGATCGTGCGCATCGCCAAGGACGGCTCGGTGCCCAAGGGCAATCCCTTCGTGAACCGCCCCGGCGCGCTGCCGGAGATCTGGAGCTACGGCCACCGCAATGTGCAGGGCGCCGTCATCGGCCCGGACGGCCGGCTCTGGACGCACGAGCACGGTCCGCAGGGCGGCGACGAGATCAACCTGCCGGTGGCCGGCCGCAACTATGGCTGGCCGGTGATCACCTACGGCGAGAACTACGGCGGCGGCAAGATCGGCGCCGGCATCACCGCGCAGGAAGGCATGGAGCAGCCGCTGCACCAATGGACGCCATCCATAGCGCCGTCCGGCATGGCCTTCCTCGGCAGCCTGCGCTACGGCACGGCCTGGCGCGGCAACCTCTTCGTGGGCTCGCTCAAGTTCCGCTACCTGGACCGCATCGTGCTGTCGGGCGGCAAGGTGCAGTCCGAACACAAGCTGCTGGCCGACCTCAAGGAACGCATCCGCGACGTGCGCCAGTGCCCGGACGGCCTGCTCTATGTGCTCACCGACAACCCCAGCGGCCGGCTGCTGCGGCTGGACCCGGTGAAGTAG
- a CDS encoding isochorismatase family protein — MLLDVSESQLVLIDYQARLMPAMGDADAVLANAARLAEAAQLLEVPVWGTEQNPSKLGALPPELRERCRRVLAKMEFSACAEGLTEWLRPPQKTAPQGNARSLPRHLQKPQEQAPGRGSIVLAGCEAHICLLQTALDLLDDEFDVWVVTDACASRTERNRDAAFDRLAGAGAELVTTEMVLFEWLGGAEHPLFKQVQALIK; from the coding sequence ATGCTGCTCGACGTTTCCGAATCCCAACTCGTCCTGATCGACTACCAGGCCCGCCTGATGCCCGCCATGGGCGATGCCGATGCGGTGCTGGCCAACGCCGCCCGCCTGGCAGAAGCGGCGCAGCTGCTGGAAGTGCCGGTCTGGGGTACCGAGCAGAATCCGTCCAAGCTCGGTGCGCTGCCGCCCGAGCTGCGCGAACGCTGCCGCCGGGTGCTGGCCAAGATGGAATTCAGCGCCTGCGCCGAAGGCCTGACCGAATGGCTGCGCCCGCCGCAGAAGACCGCGCCCCAGGGCAATGCGCGCAGCCTGCCGCGCCACCTGCAGAAGCCGCAGGAGCAGGCACCCGGCCGGGGCAGCATCGTGCTGGCCGGCTGCGAGGCCCACATCTGCCTGTTGCAGACGGCGCTCGACCTGCTGGACGACGAATTCGATGTCTGGGTGGTGACCGATGCCTGCGCCTCACGCACCGAACGCAACCGCGATGCCGCCTTCGACCGCCTGGCCGGCGCCGGCGCCGAGCTGGTGACCACGGAAATGGTGCTCTTCGAATGGCTGGGCGGCGCCGAGCATCCGCTGTTCAAGCAGGTACAAGCCCTGATCAAATAG
- a CDS encoding DUF1345 domain-containing protein: MHFSETTGPQRLAYAALAFIVVALLPLPIEWPARGLLAWIAAAAIDLGLAARLASGFDACRIRERAKAQDESAWVLFLVMVVALCASVAAIVLLIGHAKNLPPAQRVLQLLLSALALAASWLWIHSLFAFHYSHLYYQSEDEKAENAADSAGLDFPGPEDPEYFDFLYHALVIGMTSQVSDVQVTTGRMRRLTTVHALLAFVFNVVLLALGINALASAL; this comes from the coding sequence ATGCACTTCTCCGAAACCACCGGCCCGCAGCGCCTGGCCTATGCCGCCCTGGCCTTCATCGTGGTCGCCCTGCTGCCCCTGCCCATCGAATGGCCGGCCCGCGGCCTGCTCGCCTGGATCGCCGCCGCGGCCATCGACCTGGGCCTGGCCGCGCGCCTGGCCAGCGGCTTCGATGCCTGCCGCATCCGCGAGCGCGCCAAGGCGCAGGACGAATCCGCCTGGGTGCTGTTCCTGGTGATGGTGGTGGCCCTGTGCGCCAGCGTGGCGGCCATCGTGCTGCTGATCGGCCATGCCAAGAACCTGCCGCCGGCACAGCGGGTGCTGCAACTGCTGCTGTCGGCGCTGGCGCTGGCGGCGTCCTGGTTGTGGATCCACAGCCTGTTCGCCTTCCACTATTCCCATCTCTACTACCAGAGCGAGGACGAGAAGGCCGAGAACGCCGCCGACAGCGCGGGGCTGGATTTCCCCGGTCCGGAAGATCCGGAGTATTTCGACTTCCTCTATCACGCGCTGGTGATCGGCATGACCTCGCAGGTCTCGGATGTGCAGGTCACCACCGGCCGCATGCGTCGGCTGACCACGGTGCATGCCTTGCTGGCCTTCGTCTTCAACGTGGTGCTGCTGGCGCTGGGCATCAACGCGCTGGCGTCCGCCCTCTGA
- a CDS encoding phosphomannomutase/phosphoglucomutase, which yields MPFSPSIFKAYDIRGVVPSTLDEEVARALGQAFGAAALALGEKSVAVGRDGRLSGPALSAALIAGLVDAGIQVIDVGMVTTPILYFAAATLCHSGIQVTGSHNPKDYNGFKMVLAGKAIYGEEIQSLRRTMDAASAPHQEGGSVRQVDVLPAYISRIVGDIKLARPIKVVVDSGNGVAGASAPAIFRAIGCEVIELFSEVDGNFPNHHPDPSKPDNLKDVIAALQSSDAEIGLAFDGDGDRLGIVTKDGQNIFPDRQMMLFAQDVLTRVPGGKIIFDVKCTQRLAPAIAAAGGEPVMFKTGHSLIKAKMRETNSPLGGEMSGHIFFKERWYGFDDGTYAGCRLLEILSRSEDVSKVLNELPTSFSTPELNVACAEGEPHAVVQKLIESATKFEGDAKVSTIDGLRVDWSDGFGLIRASNTTPVLVLRFEGHTEAAMHRIEDVMVKLLKTFKPDAQLGAAAH from the coding sequence ATGCCGTTTTCCCCGTCGATCTTCAAGGCCTACGACATTCGCGGCGTGGTGCCGTCCACCCTCGACGAGGAAGTCGCCCGCGCCCTCGGCCAGGCCTTCGGCGCCGCCGCCCTGGCACTCGGCGAGAAGAGCGTGGCCGTGGGCCGCGACGGCCGCCTGTCCGGCCCCGCCCTGTCGGCCGCGCTGATCGCCGGCCTGGTCGATGCCGGCATCCAGGTGATCGACGTGGGCATGGTCACCACGCCCATCCTGTACTTTGCCGCTGCAACGCTCTGCCACAGCGGCATCCAGGTCACCGGCAGCCACAACCCCAAGGACTACAACGGCTTCAAGATGGTGCTGGCCGGCAAGGCCATCTACGGCGAGGAGATCCAGTCCCTGCGCCGCACCATGGACGCCGCCAGTGCGCCTCACCAGGAAGGCGGCAGCGTGCGCCAGGTCGACGTGCTGCCGGCCTACATCTCGCGCATCGTCGGCGACATCAAGCTGGCCCGCCCGATCAAGGTGGTGGTCGATTCCGGCAACGGCGTGGCCGGTGCCTCGGCGCCCGCCATCTTCCGCGCCATCGGCTGCGAGGTGATCGAGCTGTTCAGCGAGGTGGACGGCAACTTCCCCAACCACCATCCCGACCCCAGCAAGCCCGACAACCTGAAGGACGTGATCGCCGCCCTGCAGAGCTCCGACGCCGAGATCGGCCTGGCCTTCGACGGCGACGGCGACCGCTTGGGCATCGTCACCAAGGACGGCCAGAACATCTTCCCCGACCGGCAGATGATGCTGTTCGCACAGGACGTGCTCACCCGCGTGCCCGGCGGCAAGATCATCTTCGACGTGAAGTGCACCCAGCGCCTGGCGCCGGCCATCGCGGCCGCCGGCGGCGAGCCGGTGATGTTCAAGACCGGCCACTCCCTGATCAAGGCCAAGATGCGCGAGACCAACTCGCCTCTCGGCGGCGAAATGAGCGGCCACATCTTCTTCAAGGAACGCTGGTACGGCTTCGACGACGGCACCTATGCCGGCTGCCGCCTGCTGGAGATCCTGAGCCGCAGCGAGGACGTCAGCAAGGTGCTCAACGAACTGCCCACCAGCTTCTCCACGCCCGAACTCAACGTGGCCTGCGCCGAGGGCGAACCCCATGCCGTGGTGCAGAAGCTCATCGAAAGCGCCACGAAGTTCGAGGGCGACGCCAAGGTCTCCACCATCGACGGCCTGCGGGTCGACTGGTCCGACGGCTTCGGCCTGATCCGAGCCTCCAACACCACGCCGGTGCTGGTGCTGCGTTTCGAAGGACACACCGAGGCGGCGATGCACCGCATCGAGGATGTCATGGTCAAGCTGCTCAAGACCTTCAAGCCCGATGCCCAGCTGGGCGCGGCTGCCCACTGA
- a CDS encoding 3-deoxy-D-manno-octulosonic acid transferase has protein sequence MAAAQPLLRRKLRRRGVAEPGYLEAVEERFGRYVEAVAPASGPRVWIHAVSLGETRAAGVLIAALRERLPGVQLLLTHGTATGRAEGLKWMVPGDLQAWLPWDTTGAVGRFLTHFRPDAGLLMETEVWPNLAAGCRAAGVPLVLANARLSDKSLQSAQRLGLLARPAFAALAAVWAQSEADAQRLRELGAPVSAVFGNLKFDMAPNPVQLEAGRRWRRASGRPVVLLASSREGEEALWLEAVRAYPPIGPAVQWLIVPRHPQRFDEVARLLQDGGLQVSRRSAWNDVGPDDAPPPCDVWLGDSLGEMALYYSLADAALLGGSFGMTGGQNLIEAAACGCPVVMGPSTYNFAEASALAEAAAAAIRVADMGQGVQMASALVAEPARLGITRGAALSFAGAHRGAAARTADALCALLVAKAG, from the coding sequence ATGGCCGCTGCCCAGCCCCTGCTGCGGCGCAAGCTGCGGCGGCGCGGCGTGGCCGAGCCGGGTTACCTGGAAGCGGTGGAGGAGCGCTTCGGCCGTTATGTCGAAGCAGTCGCGCCGGCCAGCGGCCCGCGGGTCTGGATCCATGCGGTCTCGCTCGGCGAGACCCGCGCCGCCGGCGTGCTGATCGCCGCCCTGCGCGAACGCCTGCCCGGCGTGCAGCTGCTGCTGACCCACGGCACGGCCACCGGCCGCGCCGAGGGCTTGAAGTGGATGGTGCCGGGCGACCTGCAGGCCTGGCTGCCCTGGGACACCACGGGCGCGGTCGGGCGTTTCCTGACGCATTTCCGGCCCGACGCCGGTCTGCTGATGGAAACCGAGGTCTGGCCCAACCTGGCCGCCGGCTGCCGCGCCGCCGGCGTGCCGCTGGTGCTGGCCAATGCCCGGCTCAGCGATAAATCCCTGCAGAGCGCGCAGCGGCTCGGCCTGCTGGCGCGCCCGGCCTTCGCCGCGCTGGCGGCGGTATGGGCGCAGTCCGAGGCCGATGCGCAGCGCCTGCGTGAACTCGGCGCGCCGGTCAGCGCCGTCTTCGGCAACCTCAAGTTCGACATGGCTCCCAACCCGGTCCAGTTGGAAGCCGGCCGCCGCTGGCGTCGCGCATCCGGCCGCCCGGTGGTGCTGCTGGCCAGCAGCCGCGAGGGCGAGGAAGCCTTGTGGCTGGAGGCCGTGCGCGCCTATCCGCCGATCGGGCCGGCGGTGCAGTGGCTGATCGTGCCGCGCCATCCGCAGCGCTTCGACGAAGTCGCCCGGCTGCTGCAGGACGGCGGCCTGCAGGTCTCGCGCCGCAGCGCCTGGAATGATGTGGGGCCTGACGACGCGCCGCCGCCCTGCGATGTCTGGCTGGGCGATTCCCTGGGCGAGATGGCGCTCTACTACAGCCTGGCCGATGCCGCGCTGCTGGGCGGCAGCTTCGGCATGACTGGCGGCCAGAACCTGATCGAGGCGGCCGCCTGCGGCTGTCCGGTGGTGATGGGCCCGTCCACCTACAACTTCGCCGAGGCCTCAGCCCTGGCCGAAGCAGCCGCCGCTGCGATCCGGGTGGCCGACATGGGCCAGGGTGTGCAGATGGCCTCGGCGCTGGTGGCCGAGCCGGCGCGGCTGGGCATTACCCGCGGCGCGGCGCTGTCCTTTGCCG
- a CDS encoding methylated-DNA--[protein]-cysteine S-methyltransferase, whose amino-acid sequence MKYAQDTVQRRWISPLGAIDLAATPRGLAGLWFDDHKYRPAALDAPDGWPRHDGPHAVLDATERELQAYFDGRLQRFEVPIELPAGTEFQMAVWAGLLKLDHGQTCSYGALAVATGRPSAVRAVGAAVGRNPVSILVPCHRVVGGAGALTGYAGGLPRKSALLALEQPQRNLTGLERQGSAA is encoded by the coding sequence ATGAAATATGCCCAGGACACCGTGCAGCGCCGCTGGATCAGCCCGCTCGGCGCCATCGACCTCGCCGCCACGCCGCGCGGCCTGGCCGGCCTCTGGTTCGACGACCACAAATACCGCCCCGCCGCGCTGGACGCGCCCGACGGCTGGCCGCGCCATGACGGGCCGCATGCCGTGCTGGACGCCACCGAGCGCGAGCTGCAGGCCTATTTCGACGGCCGGCTGCAGCGCTTCGAAGTGCCGATCGAACTGCCGGCCGGGACGGAGTTCCAGATGGCCGTGTGGGCCGGCCTGCTCAAGCTCGATCATGGCCAGACCTGCAGCTACGGCGCGCTGGCCGTGGCGACCGGCAGGCCTTCGGCGGTACGCGCGGTGGGCGCGGCCGTAGGCCGCAACCCGGTCTCCATCCTGGTGCCCTGCCACCGGGTGGTGGGCGGCGCCGGCGCGCTGACCGGTTATGCCGGCGGACTGCCGCGCAAGTCGGCGCTGCTGGCACTGGAGCAGCCCCAGCGCAACCTGACCGGGCTGGAGCGGCAAGGGTCGGCGGCATGA
- a CDS encoding addiction module antidote protein produces MELKEFDIADYLDSPEVIAEYLSQILEDGDPAELVDALGDVARATGMSHIAELTGLGRESLYKTFKEGTQPRFDTVVKVLKAAGLQLTIVPARHARASGGSSQGLG; encoded by the coding sequence ATGGAACTCAAGGAATTCGACATCGCCGATTACCTGGACAGCCCGGAAGTCATCGCCGAATACCTGTCCCAGATACTCGAGGACGGCGATCCCGCCGAACTGGTGGATGCACTGGGCGATGTGGCACGTGCGACCGGCATGTCCCATATTGCCGAGCTCACCGGCCTGGGACGCGAAAGCCTCTACAAGACTTTCAAGGAAGGCACCCAGCCGCGCTTCGATACCGTGGTGAAGGTATTGAAGGCCGCCGGCCTGCAATTGACAATCGTCCCGGCACGCCATGCGCGTGCAAGCGGCGGCTCATCACAAGGTCTTGGTTAG
- a CDS encoding type II toxin-antitoxin system RelE/ParE family toxin produces MYSAGYILSFTVQTTRAFGEWLDGLRDARAKAAVARRLKRMQAGNFGDMKPVGDGVSELRVDVGPGYRVYFVQRGQRLVVVLAGGDKSSQDRDIQRAKALAKEL; encoded by the coding sequence ATGTATTCTGCAGGATACATTCTCAGCTTCACCGTGCAGACCACCCGCGCCTTTGGCGAATGGCTCGACGGCCTGCGGGATGCACGGGCCAAAGCCGCCGTCGCCCGCCGGCTCAAACGCATGCAGGCAGGCAATTTTGGCGACATGAAGCCGGTGGGCGATGGCGTATCGGAGCTGCGCGTGGACGTCGGCCCAGGCTATCGCGTCTACTTCGTGCAGCGCGGTCAGCGGCTGGTGGTGGTCCTGGCGGGCGGAGACAAGTCCAGCCAGGACCGGGACATCCAACGGGCGAAAGCCCTGGCAAAGGAACTGTGA
- a CDS encoding DMT family transporter — MNDGSRGWLGSFIALAAIWGASFLFMRMGAAEFGPFATAGLRVGLAALVLAPALWLQRPASGMTARRWAWLIATGAFNSGIPFALFSYAVLHQPTGLTSILNATAPLFGALVAWAWLGERPDISRCIGLAVGFGGVALIAQGGGRLDGSIGLLPVLACLGATLCYGIGATMARLHLKGLSPLFSTAGSLAGATLVLALPTVLDWPARPPGTSAWMAVLALALLCSALAYFLYYRLIQRAGAARAMTVTFLIPVFGVSYGAVLLQEPVTATTIVGGLVVLAGTLLASGLVRLPRPHEV, encoded by the coding sequence ATGAACGATGGCTCGCGCGGCTGGCTCGGCAGCTTCATCGCCCTGGCGGCCATCTGGGGCGCCTCATTTCTCTTCATGCGCATGGGCGCGGCGGAATTCGGCCCCTTCGCCACGGCGGGACTGCGGGTTGGCCTGGCGGCCCTGGTGCTGGCGCCGGCCCTCTGGCTGCAGCGGCCGGCCAGCGGCATGACGGCCCGACGCTGGGCCTGGCTGATCGCCACCGGCGCCTTCAACTCGGGCATCCCCTTCGCATTGTTCTCGTACGCGGTGCTGCACCAGCCGACCGGGCTGACCTCCATCCTCAACGCCACCGCGCCGCTGTTCGGCGCCCTGGTGGCCTGGGCCTGGCTGGGCGAGCGGCCGGATATCTCGCGCTGCATCGGCCTGGCCGTCGGCTTCGGCGGCGTGGCGCTGATCGCCCAGGGCGGCGGCCGGCTGGACGGCAGCATCGGCCTGCTGCCGGTGCTGGCCTGCCTGGGCGCCACGCTCTGCTACGGCATCGGCGCGACGATGGCGCGGCTGCACCTCAAGGGCCTGTCGCCGCTGTTCAGCACCGCCGGCAGCCTGGCCGGCGCCACCCTGGTACTGGCCCTGCCCACGGTGCTGGACTGGCCCGCCCGGCCGCCCGGCACCAGCGCCTGGATGGCGGTGCTGGCGCTGGCCCTGCTGTGTTCGGCCCTGGCCTATTTCCTGTATTACCGGCTGATCCAGCGGGCCGGCGCGGCGCGCGCCATGACGGTGACCTTCCTGATCCCGGTGTTCGGCGTGAGTTACGGCGCGGTGCTGCTGCAGGAGCCGGTCACCGCCACCACCATCGTCGGCGGCCTGGTGGTGCTGGCCGGCACGCTGCTGGCGAGCGGGCTGGTGCGGCTGCCGCGGCCGCACGAGGTGTGA
- a CDS encoding DNA-3-methyladenine glycosylase 2 family protein — protein MPSTDHSPALPADADGCWRALASHDARFDGRFFTGVTSTGIYCRPVCRVRTPRQENCRFFALAAQAEQAGFRPCLRCRPELAPPPGAAAAWSMHDAAGLLAHEAARWLDDPQHWQDETGTSLLARAAAHLGVGDRHLRRVFQASFGVSALQYLQTRRLLAAKQLLTDTRLPVATIAQASGFASQRRFNAAFLQHYRLNPTQLRREGGGSDPLATVRLPWRAPYDAAGMLAFFKKRLVSGLETLVEDGRQPWLTRTLRLGRCTGWLQIAFDHAGQQLLLRVGEGLAPALPALIPRMRAMFDLDADPAAIDAVLLPHFPGSAGMRVPGALDGFELAVRAILGQQVTVAAAHTVCGRLVARYGEPVQTPFPGVNRLFPTPAALALADGDALGSLGIVRQRQGAIVALARECEAGRLALRPGDAPEPAMAALRALPGIGDWTAQYIAMRALRWPDAFPAGDVALQKALGVRGAPKPAQAAIDASQAWRPWRSYAVLRAWHGTPEATIPPDPSGETSP, from the coding sequence ATGCCGAGCACCGACCACTCCCCTGCCCTGCCCGCCGATGCCGACGGCTGCTGGCGCGCGCTGGCCTCGCACGACGCGCGTTTCGACGGGCGCTTCTTCACCGGCGTGACCAGCACCGGCATCTATTGCCGGCCGGTCTGCCGGGTGCGTACGCCGCGGCAGGAGAACTGCCGATTCTTTGCGCTCGCGGCGCAGGCCGAGCAGGCGGGTTTCCGCCCCTGCCTGCGCTGCCGGCCGGAACTCGCACCGCCGCCCGGCGCCGCCGCGGCCTGGAGCATGCACGACGCCGCCGGCCTGCTGGCCCACGAGGCCGCACGCTGGCTGGACGATCCGCAGCACTGGCAGGACGAGACCGGCACCAGCCTGCTGGCCCGCGCCGCCGCCCACCTGGGTGTGGGTGACCGCCATCTGCGGCGGGTGTTCCAGGCGAGCTTCGGCGTGTCGGCACTGCAGTACCTGCAGACCCGCCGCCTGCTGGCCGCCAAGCAGCTGCTGACCGACACCCGCCTGCCGGTCGCCACCATCGCCCAGGCCAGCGGCTTCGCCAGCCAACGCCGCTTCAACGCCGCCTTCCTGCAGCACTACCGGCTCAACCCGACCCAGCTGCGGCGCGAGGGCGGCGGCAGCGATCCGCTGGCCACGGTGCGCCTGCCCTGGCGCGCGCCCTACGATGCGGCCGGCATGCTGGCCTTCTTTAAAAAGCGGCTGGTGAGCGGACTGGAGACGCTGGTGGAGGACGGGCGCCAGCCCTGGCTCACCCGCACGCTGCGCCTGGGCCGCTGCACCGGCTGGCTGCAGATCGCCTTCGACCACGCCGGACAGCAGCTGCTGCTGCGGGTGGGCGAAGGCCTGGCGCCTGCGCTGCCCGCGCTGATCCCGCGGATGCGCGCCATGTTCGACCTAGACGCCGACCCGGCCGCGATCGATGCGGTGCTGCTGCCGCATTTCCCCGGCAGCGCCGGCATGCGGGTGCCGGGCGCGCTGGACGGCTTCGAGCTGGCGGTGCGCGCCATCCTCGGCCAGCAGGTGACGGTGGCCGCCGCGCACACCGTGTGCGGCCGGCTGGTGGCCCGCTACGGCGAGCCGGTGCAGACGCCATTCCCGGGAGTGAACAGGCTCTTTCCCACGCCGGCCGCCCTGGCCCTGGCCGATGGCGACGCGCTCGGCAGCCTGGGCATCGTGCGCCAGCGCCAGGGCGCCATCGTGGCCCTCGCGCGCGAATGCGAGGCCGGCCGGCTCGCCCTGCGGCCGGGCGATGCGCCGGAGCCGGCCATGGCCGCCCTGCGCGCCCTGCCCGGCATCGGCGACTGGACCGCGCAATACATCGCCATGCGCGCGTTGCGCTGGCCCGATGCCTTTCCGGCCGGCGACGTGGCGCTGCAGAAGGCCCTGGGCGTGCGCGGCGCGCCCAAACCGGCGCAGGCCGCCATCGACGCATCGCAGGCCTGGCGCCCCTGGCGCAGCTATGCGGTGCTGCGCGCCTGGCACGGCACGCCCGAAGCGACAATTCCCCCAGACCCATCCGGAGAGACAAGCCCATGA